TATCCAAATATAATGGAACTAAGATGACAAAGTTTTTGTCTTCATAGAGCTCCTTACTTTGGACATACCCGTCAATTTTTAATTTAAGAAGTTTTTCTCTCATTTTAGCCCGGCGAAAATAAGCTCCCAAAACTTCTCACGCCCACATAGGATAATTTTATCTCGGATAATTTCATGGGCAAGGTTGGTTTCTTTCTCTTTAACCATTCTTACAAACTCCATTGGCTCTGCCACAACAGGATTAATATTTATCCCATACCTCCTTGAAAGAGAGAGGGTTTCTGATTCGATCATTTCTTGGTATTGGTCCTTGAAAGACACAATAAAAAAAAGATCCAAATCGCTTTTAGGGGCTGCTTTACCTTTGGCATAAGAGCCAAAGAGGATAATGGAAAGTAGATTGAAATGGGAACGTTCAGGGAGCCGATCCATTAGCTCTCGAATAGGCCTTGATAATTTCTTTTGACTTTTCAAAAACTCTTGTAAATCTGCGTTGGCTATTTCAATAAAGTCATTTAAGAGGTATTCGCTATTGAAATTCAATGAACAGAAAATTGCTGCGCCCTGTTTCTTCTTATTCAAGACCCCCTTTTGAGCTAAGGCATTTACCTGGCCATAAATATAACTGTATGAAATATTAAGCTTTTGAGCGATGTTTCTGATGGATAGGGAGATATTTAGTTCATTGTAAAATAGCCTAACTATTTGTTTCAAATCGTCATTTCCTCCGTATTATCGCTTTTTGGTGATAATATTATCACTGATTACTGATAATTAAAAGAGGGGACTTTATTTATTCGCACCTTTTATCAAAAGGTGGATAAAGGGTAAAGATTAAAGTCGGCGGCAGCGGATGGGGCACAAACGCCCAATAAGCTGACTGGCCTTGTCCCACTTTTAATATCCGTCCAGACGAGCTGGTTTTAAAACGCTCCACGTTCATGTGACATCTCTTTTCCCATATTATTTGCAAGGATAATTTTTTGTTAACGTCCCGGTCCAGTGTTAGCTGTCATGGCTATTTTC
This Deltaproteobacteria bacterium DNA region includes the following protein-coding sequences:
- a CDS encoding nucleotidyltransferase domain-containing protein: MKQIVRLFYNELNISLSIRNIAQKLNISYSYIYGQVNALAQKGVLNKKKQGAAIFCSLNFNSEYLLNDFIEIANADLQEFLKSQKKLSRPIRELMDRLPERSHFNLLSIILFGSYAKGKAAPKSDLDLFFIVSFKDQYQEMIESETLSLSRRYGININPVVAEPMEFVRMVKEKETNLAHEIIRDKIILCGREKFWELIFAGLK